The Arenicella xantha genome window below encodes:
- a CDS encoding 7-cyano-7-deazaguanine synthase, with the protein MSKPSILCMFSGGIDSTGVLHTLITDEDFHDRALIVHHIILQNRENRAQAEMESVRKIIDFYQAEHPHRGFTYTESVFNTTGFAPLKASRFPFDMDVCAFTAGNISVARKDVRQVAMGRTKTDVESGGDNFQKRMERAQTIYRAVYSLEPETIPEYIFPVINMTKEEIWDSLPEPVQSATWYCRHPQYRPGGHAEPCKKCPTCKEVSEFIAHG; encoded by the coding sequence ATGAGCAAACCGAGCATCTTATGTATGTTTTCTGGCGGCATAGACTCGACCGGAGTACTGCACACGCTAATCACTGATGAAGACTTTCACGACCGCGCATTGATTGTGCACCACATCATTCTGCAGAATCGAGAAAATCGCGCTCAGGCGGAGATGGAGTCAGTACGCAAAATCATCGATTTTTATCAAGCAGAACATCCACATAGAGGCTTCACGTACACCGAGAGCGTATTCAATACCACCGGATTTGCACCGCTAAAAGCTAGCCGCTTCCCTTTCGATATGGATGTGTGCGCATTCACCGCCGGCAATATCAGCGTGGCTCGCAAAGACGTTCGACAAGTAGCCATGGGCCGCACTAAGACCGATGTCGAATCAGGCGGTGATAATTTTCAAAAGAGAATGGAGCGCGCTCAAACTATTTATCGCGCGGTATATTCATTGGAGCCAGAGACTATTCCAGAGTATATCTTCCCAGTCATCAATATGACCAAAGAAGAGATTTGGGACAGCCTACCTGAGCCGGTTCAAAGCGCGACATGGTACTGTCGGCATCCACAATATCGCCCAGGTGGGCATGCTGAGCCATGCAAGAAATGCCCCACCTGCAAGGAAGTCAGCGAGTTTATAGCGCATGGCTGA
- a CDS encoding class I SAM-dependent methyltransferase: MAEKYYAEIFKQNGASYHQAMQLQTNARDQEFLAALSYLELKKGDNILDVPAGGGYLKAYLPDGLDYLGYDFAGAFGHGQTNVTTCDETLIELPNNSVDNIICLAALHHVEDRLGFYQELKRILKPEGKLIIGDILQHSPQDAFLNNFVDQWNSLGHQGDFLQPQREQQELVSVGFRSELTQENFDWIFSNREQARDYFRLLFSMDKHPEDSAIDDAMEKLGTKSTSTHFYVNWCLGFISATISRND, encoded by the coding sequence ATGGCTGAAAAATATTACGCGGAGATTTTTAAACAAAACGGCGCATCCTACCACCAAGCGATGCAACTCCAAACTAACGCTCGTGATCAAGAATTTCTCGCCGCTTTATCATATCTCGAGCTAAAAAAGGGCGATAACATTCTTGATGTTCCGGCTGGTGGCGGATATTTAAAAGCGTATCTCCCTGACGGGCTCGATTACTTGGGCTATGATTTCGCAGGCGCATTCGGGCATGGTCAAACGAATGTGACTACCTGCGATGAAACCCTAATCGAACTGCCGAATAACAGTGTCGACAACATAATCTGCCTAGCAGCACTACACCACGTTGAGGACCGGCTTGGATTTTATCAAGAGCTAAAACGTATATTAAAACCAGAAGGGAAATTGATCATCGGTGATATTTTACAACATAGCCCGCAGGACGCCTTCTTAAACAACTTTGTTGACCAGTGGAATAGCCTAGGCCATCAAGGCGACTTTCTTCAGCCACAACGAGAACAACAAGAACTCGTTAGCGTCGGCTTCAGAAGTGAATTAACTCAAGAAAATTTTGATTGGATCTTCAGCAACCGAGAACAGGCCAGAGACTATTTTCGGCTGCTCTTTAGTATGGACAAACACCCTGAGGATAGTGCGATAGATGACGCAATGGAAAAATTGGGGACAAAAAGCACCAGCACACATTTTTATGTGAACTGGTGCTTAGGGTTTATCAGCGCAACGATAAGCAGAAACGACTAG
- a CDS encoding choice-of-anchor Q domain-containing protein, which produces MPPLNNFQKSCIALAVGQALIPTNLRAATITVDAPGSIDECNLYDAIASANTDSAVGFCVAGSGADTIELYANARFVLDNPGTEGLLINSAVTINGNNSIITRDTATLTAKRLIDIAAGAVVTINDLALDEGLLQAGDGGGAGIRVTDASLTLNNSSVTDNRVNPSDPPESGGGILASGSHVELNYVNLYRNSAGIGGAISLVGGSSLTVTQSSVKRNSATYHGGAIHTTGTLGMSISGSDIRRNTAGYSGGAISSVTDTTIASSYFSRNRAGTNGGAIIAGPGPLVISDSNFTANEAYEQGGAIDVNGSTTFSMDKTALSDNFIGGEYGSPSLVGGAAIALSASINSSNTISNSTVSGNLVRANSVALYGGAILLGGSSLSIVNSTIVGGEGGEFGPDAKAEGIFAYDNSSVALINTVISKSNFASIGGVLGNSYGGELSLCDFEAGSSLSQNINNFFSDESCDGVADGDAKLSRLKVKSANDGGEFAIAGASVNTSYVNYGRATQTVYPVYQSFYMPLFGSPLLNAGDVTVCGASPVSGFDQRGQAHSSGACDIGSIDVSIGTLLVDNTGDEISDAISACTLRDALISTSIIGGEGGEGGEIPRTGSTCDVAYDLTNIRFDSAVFPPNGSSMITLGDELPIIVSAVSVQGPSQKVGALSISGNDGVQVMRAYNADLQLSNLTISNGSSGFAGGGIAVYASALTLSNVMVSNNTATQAGAGLRISYQSTASLTNTTVSANYLTGTSYSASGGEGAGISAAYFSRLIIDKSTISSNSVGTFSGTVGLQGGGIALSSAAIASVRNSTISGNRADNGGGVYVTQGGEMASYNSTISNNYAMSQGGGVNVVNGGELFVLNSIVSGNRSGLVGKEVSVNDFANTVFFGSILGEASNTYVDSVFTSSSTAGFYNSDTSFVATSDVSGGAPNPDATALRSIIGPLRNNGGRTFTHNLVNNSPAIDAGQQFLCGGEFDLPRDQRDFYRNDGACDIGSIEYVKDACFVVPIAGGKAVVFCL; this is translated from the coding sequence ATGCCCCCCTTAAATAATTTCCAGAAAAGCTGTATTGCTCTCGCCGTCGGTCAGGCGCTAATTCCAACAAATTTACGTGCGGCAACTATCACGGTTGATGCGCCAGGCTCCATTGACGAGTGCAACTTGTACGATGCTATTGCCTCTGCGAATACGGATTCTGCGGTAGGGTTTTGTGTTGCCGGTAGTGGTGCAGACACTATCGAGTTGTACGCGAATGCTCGCTTTGTATTGGACAATCCTGGTACCGAAGGCTTACTTATTAACAGCGCGGTTACTATCAATGGTAACAACTCTATCATCACTCGAGACACTGCTACGTTGACGGCGAAAAGGCTGATTGATATTGCCGCAGGAGCAGTGGTGACGATTAATGATTTGGCGCTCGATGAAGGGCTTTTGCAAGCTGGCGATGGTGGCGGTGCTGGAATACGTGTCACAGACGCAAGTTTGACTCTCAATAATAGCTCGGTGACTGATAATCGAGTTAATCCAAGTGACCCACCTGAATCGGGTGGTGGTATCTTGGCTAGCGGGTCACACGTTGAGCTGAATTATGTAAATCTCTATCGTAATTCGGCCGGTATTGGCGGTGCGATATCTTTGGTTGGCGGCTCCAGTTTAACCGTGACTCAGTCGTCCGTTAAACGTAACTCTGCTACATACCACGGCGGCGCTATCCACACTACCGGGACGTTGGGTATGTCGATCTCGGGCTCGGATATTCGTCGAAATACAGCGGGATATTCAGGTGGTGCAATCAGCAGTGTTACGGATACCACAATTGCATCGAGCTATTTCAGTCGTAATCGAGCAGGAACAAACGGCGGTGCGATTATAGCGGGTCCAGGTCCGTTAGTTATTTCTGATTCAAACTTTACTGCTAATGAAGCGTATGAGCAAGGTGGCGCCATTGACGTGAATGGAAGTACTACTTTTTCGATGGACAAGACGGCTCTCTCAGACAACTTTATTGGTGGTGAATATGGTAGTCCTTCGTTGGTAGGTGGTGCTGCAATTGCCTTATCGGCGTCCATTAATTCCAGTAATACGATCAGTAACAGTACGGTGTCTGGGAATCTAGTTCGAGCAAACTCAGTTGCGCTTTATGGCGGAGCTATATTGCTTGGTGGAAGTAGCCTGTCAATTGTAAACAGCACGATCGTTGGTGGTGAAGGCGGAGAATTTGGTCCCGACGCGAAAGCAGAGGGAATCTTCGCCTACGATAACTCTTCAGTCGCGCTGATCAATACAGTTATTTCTAAGTCAAATTTCGCTAGTATAGGCGGCGTGCTGGGTAATTCTTACGGCGGTGAACTCAGTTTATGTGACTTTGAAGCTGGATCAAGTCTTAGCCAAAATATCAATAATTTCTTCTCCGATGAGAGTTGCGATGGCGTTGCCGATGGAGACGCTAAATTAAGCCGACTAAAGGTTAAATCCGCGAACGATGGTGGTGAGTTCGCTATTGCTGGTGCAAGCGTGAATACGAGCTACGTGAATTATGGGCGCGCAACACAGACGGTATACCCTGTATATCAATCATTTTATATGCCTCTGTTTGGCAGCCCATTGTTAAACGCTGGCGATGTCACCGTATGCGGGGCTAGCCCGGTTTCTGGTTTTGATCAGCGGGGCCAGGCTCATTCTTCGGGGGCATGCGATATTGGCTCGATTGATGTCTCGATTGGAACGCTGTTGGTCGATAACACTGGTGATGAGATAAGCGATGCTATCAGCGCCTGTACGCTCAGAGATGCGTTGATCAGTACCAGTATTATTGGCGGGGAAGGTGGGGAGGGCGGCGAAATACCTCGTACAGGTAGTACCTGCGACGTAGCCTACGACCTGACTAATATTCGATTTGATTCCGCTGTATTTCCACCCAATGGCAGTTCTATGATCACCTTAGGTGATGAGCTTCCGATAATAGTCTCTGCTGTGAGTGTTCAAGGCCCAAGTCAAAAAGTGGGTGCCCTAAGTATTAGCGGTAATGATGGGGTTCAAGTAATGCGAGCTTACAATGCGGATTTACAGCTGAGTAATTTAACTATATCTAATGGTTCTAGCGGTTTTGCTGGTGGTGGTATTGCAGTGTACGCGAGCGCATTAACCCTCAGTAATGTGATGGTGTCGAATAACACCGCCACCCAGGCAGGGGCAGGTTTGCGCATTTCGTATCAGTCCACCGCATCGCTTACCAACACTACGGTGTCGGCGAACTATTTAACAGGCACTAGTTATAGTGCAAGTGGTGGGGAAGGCGCGGGAATAAGTGCTGCATATTTTAGTAGACTTATTATTGACAAATCTACTATTTCAAGCAACTCGGTCGGCACATTCAGCGGCACAGTTGGGCTGCAAGGCGGTGGTATCGCGCTGAGTTCTGCAGCTATCGCCTCTGTGCGTAACAGTACGATATCTGGTAATCGTGCAGATAATGGTGGGGGAGTCTATGTTACTCAAGGAGGTGAAATGGCCAGCTATAATTCCACTATTTCAAACAATTACGCCATGAGCCAAGGTGGTGGTGTTAATGTCGTTAATGGCGGCGAGCTTTTCGTGCTGAATAGTATTGTTTCGGGCAACCGAAGTGGGCTGGTCGGTAAAGAGGTATCGGTGAATGACTTCGCTAACACGGTGTTCTTCGGTAGTATTTTGGGGGAAGCCAGTAACACATATGTTGACTCGGTATTCACGTCGAGTAGTACGGCTGGCTTTTATAATTCTGATACGAGCTTTGTAGCGACTAGCGATGTTTCCGGTGGTGCGCCTAACCCTGATGCAACGGCATTGAGGTCCATTATTGGTCCGCTGCGTAATAACGGCGGGCGAACCTTTACACACAACTTAGTCAACAATAGTCCGGCTATTGATGCAGGCCAACAGTTCCTTTGTGGAGGCGAGTTTGATTTGCCTCGTGATCAACGAGATTTTTATCGCAATGACGGTGCCTGTGATATTGGCTCAATTGAGTATGTGAAGGACGCTTGCTTTGTCGTACCGATTGCAGGTGGTAAAGCAGTCGTGTTTTGCTTATAG
- a CDS encoding 7-cyano-7-deazaguanine synthase — protein MDNSAVTDVAVLVSGGLDSSVLAVHLSDSNYHVYPIYIQHGLYWEATERDHLTRFLCAVARPNIAELKILELPVTDMYESHWSVSGNNVPDENTQDDAVFLPGRNLLLLAKASVWCSLTGIRTIALAPLSGNPFADNSNAFYRAIEQSIQISSGQNMDIIRPFSNMSKDQVLQLGGKLPLHLTFSCIRPHKGLHCGRCNKCAERKLAYHRLGIEDATPYAT, from the coding sequence ATGGATAATTCTGCAGTGACTGACGTCGCCGTTCTTGTTAGTGGCGGACTTGACAGCAGCGTTCTTGCCGTTCATTTAAGCGATTCGAACTACCATGTCTACCCGATTTACATACAGCACGGTCTCTACTGGGAAGCCACCGAACGTGACCATCTAACACGATTTCTATGCGCGGTTGCACGACCTAATATCGCCGAACTAAAAATTCTTGAGCTTCCAGTGACTGATATGTACGAGTCACACTGGAGCGTTTCTGGCAATAATGTGCCTGACGAGAACACACAAGATGATGCGGTTTTCCTGCCTGGTCGAAATCTACTATTGTTGGCAAAAGCCAGCGTCTGGTGCTCTTTAACTGGAATACGCACAATTGCTCTTGCGCCCTTGTCCGGAAACCCTTTTGCGGATAACTCCAATGCGTTTTATCGAGCAATCGAGCAATCCATACAAATTTCTTCAGGCCAGAACATGGACATAATCAGACCGTTCTCCAATATGAGCAAAGACCAAGTGTTGCAGCTTGGGGGCAAGCTTCCGCTACATTTAACGTTTTCCTGTATCAGGCCACATAAAGGGTTACACTGTGGTCGGTGTAATAAATGCGCAGAGCGAAAGTTGGCGTACCACCGGCTTGGCATTGAAGATGCCACACCTTATGCCACTTGA
- a CDS encoding 6-pyruvoyl trahydropterin synthase family protein has protein sequence MYQILKSISFCYGHRLLKYQGPCANLHGHNARAEITLASEQLDERGMVMDFGDIKSVIKTWIDDNLDHTMLLCKDDPLVAVLTDNQEKFYLMDKNPTAENIAELIFNYAEQQNFPVESVTLWESDTSFARFLR, from the coding sequence ATGTATCAAATTCTGAAATCAATCTCCTTTTGCTACGGCCACCGCTTACTTAAGTATCAGGGCCCCTGCGCAAACCTGCATGGTCATAACGCCAGAGCAGAAATAACGCTCGCGAGCGAACAACTAGACGAACGCGGCATGGTGATGGATTTCGGCGATATCAAATCAGTAATCAAAACCTGGATCGATGACAACCTTGATCACACCATGCTGCTATGCAAAGACGATCCCCTTGTCGCCGTGCTGACCGACAATCAAGAAAAATTCTACTTAATGGACAAAAACCCGACCGCTGAGAATATCGCAGAGCTTATTTTCAACTATGCTGAACAACAGAATTTTCCAGTAGAGTCCGTCACACTTTGGGAGTCCGATACAAGCTTCGCTCGATTCTTGCGCTGA
- a CDS encoding phenylacetate--CoA ligase family protein, with protein sequence MSYAEYQRSELRKWKLWPKHQHLTQFSTLLENEFIHHHTRRNNLNNRLAELVRYCATTVPYYRAAFAQHDIDVQSFSGMDNLKILPIIDRATIKDNSDQLQSTQLPVDQSLYGFASTSGSTGQPIKVLHTDLSIMWFSILKQREYRSWGFNPAHAMAVVRPAVDLPRPSGELINAKSSFTLGGWQYVDRYFQTGDMVMLPDTSGTDYIVEWLQGQSASYIMAMAAVLEQIALGFTNTEHRSKLVSAVSISQQLTNGMRSLVEQHVAPSVHQNYGLNEIGLVAMQCPESGQYHVHNENCLIEIVDSNGEPCEPGKPGKLLVTALQNLAMPLLRYDTDDLAEYPSEQCPCGRSMQSFMNLQGRYRRTAHLPAGTWDYWDGLLRVFGQASAEEMSTIKQYQLHQLAADNFSLKLKVDGTISQTLKTKIHQKWRAVAKGKPAKLTILELDKIEQPGKKFQNFISDVTPQD encoded by the coding sequence ATGTCCTACGCAGAATATCAGCGTTCAGAATTGCGCAAATGGAAGTTATGGCCTAAACATCAACACTTAACTCAGTTTTCGACCCTGCTAGAAAACGAGTTTATCCATCACCACACAAGACGAAACAACCTCAATAATAGACTGGCTGAGCTAGTACGGTATTGCGCCACTACCGTGCCCTACTATCGCGCGGCCTTTGCACAACACGACATTGACGTTCAATCGTTCAGCGGAATGGATAACCTGAAAATTCTGCCAATAATCGACCGAGCAACCATTAAGGACAACTCCGACCAATTACAGTCAACCCAGCTTCCGGTTGACCAGTCACTCTATGGCTTCGCAAGCACCTCAGGGAGCACGGGGCAACCGATTAAGGTGCTACACACCGATCTAAGCATCATGTGGTTCAGCATCTTAAAACAACGCGAATACCGCAGTTGGGGCTTTAACCCCGCGCACGCCATGGCCGTTGTTCGCCCAGCGGTCGACTTACCCAGACCAAGCGGTGAGTTAATCAACGCTAAATCGTCGTTCACACTTGGAGGCTGGCAATATGTTGACCGCTACTTTCAGACTGGCGATATGGTTATGTTGCCTGATACCAGCGGTACCGACTACATCGTGGAATGGCTACAAGGCCAATCTGCAAGCTATATAATGGCCATGGCCGCGGTTCTCGAACAAATTGCACTAGGCTTTACTAACACCGAGCACCGTTCCAAATTAGTTAGCGCAGTGTCAATTTCGCAGCAACTCACAAACGGAATGCGCAGCCTTGTGGAACAACATGTAGCGCCATCAGTACACCAAAACTATGGTTTAAATGAAATCGGCTTAGTGGCCATGCAGTGCCCCGAAAGTGGTCAATATCATGTGCATAACGAAAACTGCTTAATCGAAATTGTCGATTCAAACGGCGAACCCTGCGAACCGGGCAAGCCTGGCAAACTGCTGGTCACGGCATTACAAAACCTCGCCATGCCATTGTTGCGCTACGATACCGACGATCTTGCGGAATACCCCAGCGAACAATGTCCGTGCGGCCGATCGATGCAAAGCTTTATGAATCTACAAGGCCGTTACCGACGAACCGCCCACCTGCCAGCTGGCACTTGGGATTACTGGGATGGGTTACTAAGAGTTTTCGGTCAAGCTTCGGCAGAAGAAATGAGCACGATTAAGCAATATCAGTTACATCAGTTAGCGGCCGATAATTTCAGTCTTAAGTTGAAAGTTGACGGCACAATCAGCCAAACACTAAAGACTAAAATTCACCAAAAATGGCGTGCTGTTGCAAAAGGCAAACCCGCAAAATTAACAATTCTAGAGTTGGACAAGATTGAGCAGCCCGGCAAAAAATTTCAGAATTTCATTTCTGACGTCACACCACAGGACTGA
- a CDS encoding sulfotransferase family protein: MPNFLIVGAVKAGTTSLYHYLSQHPDIFLPNQKEPHHFAPTKWCGYPAMALDDYETLFEKTDTYTARGEASTGYLYYPESPNLIHQALPDCKIVVILRDPTVRAYSGYMHEVREGLEQHSFEQALAQEQQATRFVRGGEFSFNYLKQGLVCDNIQRYIELFGTHQVHVCWFDDLVNKPHTLMQALFDFLNVDEHFQGEWDYRYNPSGQPKFKALHTLIDGEGTVANWLRARFSGNRKSHRQASLWHRVRDWNLASGERPTLDPSTERLLRSYFQSEVRNLEALLNRDLSEWLN; encoded by the coding sequence ATGCCAAACTTCTTGATTGTTGGCGCCGTTAAAGCCGGCACAACATCGCTGTATCACTACCTAAGCCAACATCCTGACATCTTTCTGCCTAACCAAAAAGAGCCGCATCATTTCGCTCCGACCAAATGGTGCGGATACCCTGCCATGGCGCTAGACGACTATGAAACGCTTTTTGAAAAAACAGATACTTATACTGCCCGAGGCGAAGCGTCGACTGGCTATTTGTACTACCCCGAATCGCCAAACCTTATTCACCAAGCCCTACCCGATTGCAAGATTGTGGTAATTTTACGAGACCCCACTGTGCGGGCTTATTCCGGTTATATGCATGAAGTACGGGAAGGCTTAGAGCAGCACAGCTTTGAACAGGCATTAGCTCAGGAACAACAAGCCACTCGCTTTGTCCGTGGCGGCGAATTCAGCTTCAACTATCTAAAACAGGGCCTCGTTTGCGACAACATACAACGCTACATCGAATTGTTCGGCACGCACCAAGTTCATGTCTGTTGGTTTGATGACTTAGTTAATAAACCGCACACATTGATGCAGGCGCTATTTGATTTTCTGAACGTTGACGAGCACTTTCAAGGTGAATGGGACTATCGTTACAACCCATCTGGCCAGCCAAAGTTCAAAGCCCTACATACACTCATTGATGGGGAAGGCACTGTCGCCAACTGGCTACGCGCACGCTTTAGCGGTAACCGAAAAAGCCATAGGCAAGCCTCACTATGGCACAGAGTCAGAGATTGGAACCTAGCATCTGGCGAGCGGCCGACACTTGACCCAAGCACTGAACGCTTGTTACGCAGCTATTTTCAAAGCGAAGTCCGAAACTTAGAAGCCCTCCTTAATAGAGACCTTTCTGAATGGCTAAATTGA
- a CDS encoding class I SAM-dependent methyltransferase, translating into MKTSLINSIQCPKCESMLTVDEAATKPVYRESNNELHEGILVCTSCAKQYPVICGIAILLANPNSWLRSNYSYIVEGAFNSGGISEPLRKYLDQHGWRMSASPANNYYELPRWVDIFLATHYDPVPAGSDDNSELGALLAKQPSVFEYVANTLKRLQPEGIKRALDVGANVGGMTWRLASQAESVLAIDTAFNPLLAARKLQLGLPSAKTTVRRYIDGLRHEEITVGPFNTNVEFLVASLFELPVAGKFDVITALNVIDVVPDPEAFLDVLIDRLEPGGLLILTSPYSWGSDDVPIDNWIGDADTPSNEAVNRLLIDKKLSIQDETDFVPWILREHSRWYRVFHNHCVIARKG; encoded by the coding sequence ATGAAGACATCATTAATCAATTCTATCCAATGCCCAAAATGTGAATCGATGCTGACCGTAGATGAAGCGGCCACCAAGCCGGTTTATCGAGAGTCCAACAATGAGCTGCATGAGGGCATACTGGTGTGCACTAGCTGTGCTAAGCAATACCCCGTCATTTGTGGCATCGCCATATTGCTGGCTAATCCTAATTCATGGTTGCGCTCGAACTACAGTTATATTGTTGAAGGCGCATTCAACAGCGGCGGCATAAGTGAACCATTAAGGAAGTACTTAGATCAGCATGGCTGGCGAATGTCCGCCTCACCGGCTAATAATTACTACGAGTTACCACGCTGGGTAGATATATTTCTTGCTACACACTACGATCCCGTACCCGCCGGGTCCGATGACAATTCAGAACTTGGCGCACTATTAGCAAAGCAACCCTCAGTGTTTGAATATGTTGCCAACACACTTAAGCGCCTCCAGCCCGAAGGTATCAAACGTGCGCTCGACGTTGGTGCAAATGTCGGAGGCATGACATGGCGATTAGCCTCGCAAGCTGAGTCAGTCTTGGCGATTGACACAGCATTCAATCCATTACTTGCTGCGCGCAAACTTCAATTAGGTCTACCCAGCGCAAAAACAACGGTGCGCCGATATATCGATGGTCTGCGGCATGAAGAAATTACCGTCGGTCCTTTTAACACCAACGTCGAGTTTCTGGTCGCTTCGTTATTTGAACTGCCCGTGGCCGGAAAATTTGATGTTATTACCGCGCTCAACGTTATTGATGTCGTGCCAGACCCAGAAGCATTTTTGGACGTGTTGATTGATCGCTTAGAACCCGGTGGGCTACTAATACTCACGTCACCCTACTCTTGGGGGTCAGACGATGTTCCAATTGATAACTGGATTGGAGATGCCGATACGCCATCCAATGAAGCCGTTAACAGGCTGCTAATCGACAAAAAGTTGAGCATTCAAGACGAGACTGATTTCGTACCTTGGATACTACGGGAGCACTCCAGATGGTATCGGGTGTTTCATAATCATTGCGTGATCGCGAGAAAGGGATAG
- a CDS encoding response regulator translates to MKSNKKYTILCVDDEPRITSALKALFRREYSVLTANSGQEALEILEDCTVNVLLSDQRMPGMLGSELLTQVSQLYPQTIRILLTGFMDRQAIVDSINEGEVYRFINKPWDNVEIKEVVAEASEASELPAGTVFLGDGTVVQGGEDEAFLSATRGKAIVLIEQNKDVRNQIRRFCSQREIMAYSTQNVEQAITAATTRDNVGVVIVELSGEEQTLQTINLLKQARPELVAITLTKEYDADTAVNLINQGQVFKYLAYPISNEDLYSTIDKAFRRHLYLKDNSASWRRYKVEKNSGRISSGLHALFGKLLSPVN, encoded by the coding sequence ATGAAGTCGAATAAAAAATACACTATATTGTGTGTCGATGACGAACCCCGCATTACCAGCGCGCTCAAGGCTTTGTTTCGACGCGAGTACTCGGTATTGACTGCAAACAGTGGGCAAGAAGCCCTAGAAATCCTTGAAGACTGTACGGTAAACGTACTGCTCAGCGATCAGCGGATGCCTGGTATGTTGGGTAGCGAGCTCCTTACTCAAGTCAGTCAACTGTACCCGCAAACCATACGAATTCTATTGACCGGCTTTATGGATCGTCAGGCTATTGTCGACTCGATCAACGAAGGCGAGGTCTACCGATTTATCAATAAGCCGTGGGACAATGTTGAAATCAAAGAGGTAGTGGCCGAGGCCTCAGAAGCCTCAGAGCTTCCGGCCGGCACCGTTTTTTTGGGCGATGGCACGGTGGTTCAAGGTGGCGAAGACGAAGCTTTTCTGTCTGCGACACGCGGTAAAGCTATTGTACTGATTGAGCAGAATAAAGATGTTCGCAATCAGATTCGGCGCTTTTGCTCGCAGCGTGAGATTATGGCCTACAGCACTCAAAACGTGGAGCAGGCGATTACTGCCGCGACCACCCGAGACAACGTCGGTGTGGTGATTGTGGAATTGAGTGGCGAAGAGCAAACGCTACAGACCATCAATCTGCTCAAACAGGCTCGACCTGAATTGGTAGCCATTACCCTGACCAAGGAATATGACGCCGATACGGCGGTTAACCTGATCAATCAAGGTCAAGTATTCAAGTATCTCGCGTACCCTATAAGCAACGAAGACCTCTACAGCACAATCGACAAAGCTTTTCGCCGCCATCTGTACTTAAAAGATAACTCCGCATCCTGGCGCCGTTACAAAGTAGAAAAAAACAGCGGACGTATCTCATCTGGGCTGCACGCATTGTTCGGTAAACTTCTAAGCCCGGTTAATTAA